From a single Leptospira levettii genomic region:
- a CDS encoding protein-disulfide reductase DsbD family protein produces MFSEIQTFIESQLSSGNFSFSTALFLALGGLFAGLLPCVYPLYPITAGILKTRVANHKWSHPLVYYFGLALMYAIFGLIAGVSGGVFNSFLRFPETQLVLAILLFILGLSVAEFLYFPFFSGDLKNSVNVNYANTFFLGMGAGLLSSPCVGPVVVSILVQLINYQTEGFKIIPILFTSFKMFLFGMGLGIPFLMIGVFGLSLPKSGKWMKYIQWALAILIFYFSYTYLEKAFDLWGLEKGLSTKVFLLWTVALTFLYLQKKEGTTTEKMKQSLYQIVSITALLIIFLFLNLSLWKQNFGNGISNGNSSNQFLKEEHGNLVWYRNESDVMTLAKDKNMPIFIDFYADWCTNCKEFQKLTLTNKEWNETFHKDVILWKVYDTDPIFESFVSNPDYPELKIGLPFFLILSPEGKRLYKSNDYLDTKGMISAIRNFYNNTK; encoded by the coding sequence ATGTTTTCTGAAATCCAAACCTTCATTGAATCCCAATTGTCTTCAGGCAATTTTTCTTTTTCCACAGCATTATTTCTAGCACTAGGTGGTTTATTTGCTGGGTTACTTCCTTGTGTGTATCCATTGTATCCGATCACAGCTGGAATTTTAAAAACAAGAGTCGCCAATCACAAATGGTCTCATCCACTGGTGTATTATTTTGGACTAGCATTAATGTATGCTATCTTTGGATTGATCGCGGGCGTCAGTGGTGGAGTTTTTAATTCATTTTTAAGATTTCCAGAAACTCAATTGGTTTTAGCAATCTTGTTATTTATATTGGGATTAAGTGTTGCTGAATTTTTATATTTTCCATTTTTTTCTGGTGATCTAAAAAATTCGGTAAACGTAAATTATGCGAATACATTCTTCTTGGGAATGGGTGCTGGGTTGTTGTCTTCTCCATGTGTTGGCCCTGTTGTTGTATCCATTCTCGTCCAACTCATCAATTACCAAACAGAAGGATTTAAAATTATACCGATCCTTTTTACTTCTTTTAAAATGTTTTTATTTGGAATGGGACTTGGAATTCCATTTTTAATGATAGGAGTCTTTGGATTGTCTCTGCCTAAATCAGGAAAGTGGATGAAATACATTCAGTGGGCATTAGCCATTCTCATCTTCTATTTTTCTTATACATACCTTGAAAAGGCATTTGATTTATGGGGTTTGGAAAAGGGATTAAGCACAAAAGTTTTTCTTCTTTGGACAGTGGCTTTAACGTTTTTGTACCTTCAAAAAAAAGAGGGAACAACAACAGAAAAGATGAAACAATCTCTTTATCAAATTGTATCCATCACTGCTTTACTCATTATATTCCTATTTCTAAATCTTTCGTTATGGAAACAAAACTTCGGGAATGGAATTTCCAATGGAAATTCTTCCAATCAATTTTTAAAAGAAGAACATGGAAATTTGGTTTGGTATCGAAATGAAAGTGATGTAATGACATTAGCGAAAGATAAAAATATGCCAATTTTCATAGATTTTTATGCAGATTGGTGTACGAACTGTAAGGAATTTCAGAAACTTACACTGACAAACAAAGAATGGAACGAAACCTTTCATAAAGATGTGATTTTATGGAAAGTTTATGATACGGATCCAATATTTGAATCATTTGTCTCAAACCCAGACTATCCCGAATTAAAAATTGGATTACCTTTCTTTTTGATTCTCAGTCCAGAAGGAAAACGTTTGTATAAATCCAATGACTATCTGGATACAAAAGGAATGATTTCCGCAATTCGAAATTTTTATAATAATACTAAGTAA
- a CDS encoding NAD(P)H-dependent flavin oxidoreductase — protein MKIKTKISEMLKIDLPIIAAPMFLVSYPELVVAVSEAGGIGCFPSLNYRTPEQLREGILEIRSKTKKPIGVNLILHKEHNPNWAKQFEVVMDLKVELIITSLGTPRTIAKEIKANGSALFCDVTTLKHANIVAKSGADALIAVSQGAGGHAGAITPFALIPYLKKETGLPVIAAGAISNGSQMAAALSLGADAVYIGTRFIATPESRAQNEYKQMLIDSSPDEIVYTEKISGIPANWLAKSVERSPEILEDGPKKIAAGHAGGEKAIEQEYKRWRDIWSAGQGVAQIEEVKPAGEIVKEIANEYLQTVNSLPR, from the coding sequence ATGAAAATCAAAACAAAAATTAGCGAAATGCTAAAAATTGATCTACCGATCATTGCCGCACCTATGTTCCTTGTCTCCTATCCGGAGTTAGTAGTTGCCGTTTCAGAAGCTGGAGGAATTGGGTGTTTCCCATCTCTCAATTACAGAACACCAGAACAATTACGAGAAGGGATTCTCGAAATTCGTTCAAAAACGAAAAAGCCGATTGGAGTGAATCTAATTTTGCATAAGGAACATAATCCAAATTGGGCAAAACAATTTGAAGTGGTGATGGATTTAAAAGTAGAGTTAATCATCACAAGCTTGGGTACTCCAAGAACAATCGCGAAAGAGATCAAAGCAAATGGTTCCGCATTGTTTTGTGATGTGACAACCCTCAAACACGCTAACATAGTCGCAAAATCTGGAGCTGATGCACTCATTGCTGTTTCACAAGGAGCAGGTGGCCATGCAGGAGCAATCACTCCGTTTGCTCTCATCCCTTATCTTAAAAAAGAAACTGGACTTCCAGTAATTGCAGCAGGAGCCATTTCCAATGGCTCACAAATGGCTGCAGCTCTTTCCCTTGGGGCTGATGCTGTTTATATTGGTACTCGATTTATTGCAACTCCAGAATCTAGAGCACAAAATGAATACAAACAGATGTTAATAGATTCAAGTCCAGATGAGATTGTATATACTGAAAAAATTTCTGGTATCCCTGCCAATTGGTTGGCAAAATCAGTGGAACGTTCACCAGAAATATTGGAAGACGGGCCTAAAAAAATTGCCGCAGGTCATGCTGGTGGAGAAAAAGCAATCGAACAAGAATACAAACGTTGGCGAGACATTTGGTCTGCTGGCCAAGGTGTTGCACAAATTGAAGAAGTGAAACCAGCTGGTGAGATTGTAAAAGAAATTGCAAATGAATATTTGCAAACTGTTAACTCACTCCCTCGATAA
- a CDS encoding PP2C family protein-serine/threonine phosphatase: MKEVKPYKSILVPIQFVLFFLLIFSIQNCFDLHSESKQEIQLQQSVYLIDRYYYWSSEEILDPETIQESKWLPISTKTLGFKKKENEYLYIKFSDQFIRQLQSPILYTEIALETFKVFQGKDNVYISKEFDFIFPHLIPLSPEPKGFIYIQFQSRYKNFIGLDHEVIFKNHTKALIDLFIENLTKTFFSPILLVLSFIFMGFYFLRRKEMIFLNFSILLLSASLIEVLNGFVGFSLRQYAFYIVPLTFLNFTFFPFAFLLFLISVFPPFFKKVFKFIAIVHIIVFLSSIIRNYELGVSFLNSEEDYNWIVVLEAIIAILSSVYVFLKGNRQIREIILGILVIVCAGLHDTLVDLEILHYQIRFIHYGFFLMLGFFGYYVFKHYWELLHSINRMNTELRLKNKELQRLIQIDKDLALAHALQKSLLSSKYNEDDKIRIIGFSQNLESVGGDYFDHTKDSMGNWAFLIADVSGHGISSAMVAAMSKMAFVGAGPYLQFPARVFHLMNRHLVGKTKNLFITASYLFIDTESYTATFSNAGHPSFYLIRNTEKDVIQLTAKGKPLGLFSQQSYAEEIVGIQPKDKILLYTDGIFDLLNEHGESFGEDRLKSLLWEYRYYNIQDLSSILQDSLFRFSNGWKHQMDDLSFLLVEVK, from the coding sequence TTGAAAGAAGTCAAACCATATAAATCCATTCTGGTTCCGATTCAATTTGTTCTTTTTTTCCTTTTGATTTTTTCCATCCAGAATTGTTTTGACCTTCATTCGGAAAGTAAACAAGAAATCCAATTACAACAATCCGTGTATTTGATTGATCGGTATTATTATTGGTCATCGGAAGAAATTTTGGACCCAGAAACGATCCAAGAATCAAAGTGGTTACCAATTTCTACTAAAACATTAGGATTTAAGAAAAAAGAAAATGAATATTTATATATCAAATTTAGCGATCAATTCATACGACAACTTCAAAGCCCAATTCTTTATACCGAAATTGCTTTAGAAACTTTTAAAGTTTTTCAAGGAAAAGACAATGTTTATATTTCAAAGGAATTTGATTTTATTTTTCCACATTTGATTCCACTTAGTCCTGAACCAAAAGGTTTTATATATATTCAATTTCAATCTCGATATAAAAATTTTATTGGATTGGATCATGAAGTAATTTTTAAAAATCACACAAAAGCATTGATTGATTTGTTTATAGAGAATCTTACTAAAACTTTTTTTTCTCCCATTTTGTTAGTGTTATCTTTTATATTTATGGGATTTTATTTTTTACGCAGAAAAGAAATGATTTTTTTAAATTTTTCAATTCTGCTTTTGTCCGCCTCACTCATTGAAGTATTAAATGGATTTGTTGGATTTTCTTTACGTCAGTATGCTTTTTATATAGTTCCACTAACATTCCTCAATTTCACATTTTTCCCTTTTGCTTTTCTGTTATTTTTGATATCAGTATTTCCTCCTTTCTTTAAGAAAGTTTTTAAGTTTATCGCAATTGTACATATCATTGTTTTTTTATCATCTATCATTCGGAATTATGAGTTAGGAGTTTCATTTCTAAATAGTGAGGAAGATTATAATTGGATTGTAGTTTTGGAAGCAATCATAGCAATCCTATCTTCAGTTTATGTTTTTTTGAAAGGAAATCGACAAATTAGGGAAATTATCTTAGGTATCCTTGTGATCGTCTGTGCTGGACTCCATGATACACTTGTGGATTTGGAAATTTTGCACTACCAAATTCGATTCATACACTATGGTTTTTTTCTCATGTTGGGTTTTTTTGGTTATTATGTGTTCAAACATTATTGGGAATTGTTGCATTCCATCAATCGTATGAACACCGAACTACGATTAAAAAATAAAGAACTCCAACGATTAATACAAATTGATAAAGATTTAGCATTAGCACATGCCTTACAAAAATCTCTTTTGTCTTCTAAATACAATGAGGATGATAAAATTCGTATCATAGGTTTTTCTCAAAATTTGGAATCGGTTGGTGGAGATTATTTTGACCATACGAAAGATAGTATGGGCAATTGGGCTTTTTTAATCGCAGATGTGTCTGGCCATGGAATTTCTTCGGCAATGGTTGCTGCCATGTCTAAAATGGCATTTGTAGGTGCAGGTCCCTATTTACAATTTCCAGCAAGGGTATTTCACCTGATGAATCGCCACTTAGTTGGAAAAACAAAAAATCTCTTCATTACAGCTTCTTATCTTTTCATCGATACCGAATCTTATACGGCTACATTTAGCAATGCAGGGCATCCTAGTTTTTACCTAATCCGAAATACTGAAAAAGATGTGATACAACTGACTGCAAAAGGAAAACCATTGGGTCTCTTTTCACAACAATCATACGCAGAAGAAATTGTAGGGATTCAACCAAAGGATAAAATATTACTCTACACAGATGGGATTTTTGACCTATTAAACGAACATGGAGAAAGTTTTGGAGAAGATAGGCTCAAATCATTGTTATGGGAATATCGTTATTACAACATACAAGACTTATCGAGTATCTTACAAGATTCCTTATTTCGATTTTCCAATGGTTGGAAACACCAAATGGATGATTTAAGTTTTTTACTCGTGGAAGTCAAATAA